The Desulfotignum phosphitoxidans DSM 13687 genomic sequence GGTTTTTCAAGCACTTTGTACGCGCCCAGCTTGGTACATGCCACGGCCGTGTCAATGGTGGCATGGCCCGACAGGATGATGACTTCCAGAAACCGGTGGCTTTTTTTCAGGGTTTCAAGCAGCTGCACTCCATCAATGCCAGGCATCTGCAGATCCACCACCGCCACATCAAACCGGGCGTTTTTTGCCACATGGATGGCATCCTCTCCGTTGGTCACCGGGGTGATGTCAAAAAATTTGAGCTTTAATCGCTCGGTGAGAGCTTTGAGAAATTTTTCTTCGTCATCCACCAGCAAAAGATGAATCTTTTCAGTATCGGTCATGGCTGCCTCCAGATATTTAGTGTGTTTTTGTATACCGTATTGATGCGTTGTATTATATCAGTTTCATATTCAGGTTGCACTCAAATTATCAGTCAGTCGCTGCAGATTCAAGGTCTTCATTTTTCAAAGGAACGGTTAATTCCAGGTCAGTGTTCGTTATTTTAATTGTCGCCTTGAGCACATCTGCAATTTCTGCGGTCTGCGGATCGGGGAAATAGTCAAGATCAGCGGGTTGATTATGAGAAAAGTGTATGAAGATGACAGACGGGGTCGTGTCATGAAATGTCACGGTCAATTCATCCTTGACATCCAGTGCCCGGTAAAGAGCGCTAAAAATCTTATATATCAAGGTCTGGAATAGAAAAGGGCTGGTGAAAACCGTGGTGTCTGCCGCAGTTTCGTCCAAATGTGCCTTTTTGGCAAAGCTGAGAAATCCGGTCAGTTTGAGGGCCAGGGTCAGGGTATCGGCAATACTGGTTTCCCTGACCGGATCATCCACACTGTGGGCAAACTGGTTCATTTGGCGGATGGTATCAAACCCCCGCTCGATCTCCTCTGCAATGCTGTTGCTGCAATTTTCCAGCAAAGACAGGTCAAAGGGTTTGCCCTGTTTTGACAACTGGGTGAGATCGTTCAAAAATCCGGCAGTCTCGGAAATGATGGCAAAAATATTTTTCAGTTCATGGGAAATGCTGGCATTCACTGATCCGAAAAACCGGAGTCCCTGTTTGTTGACCAGGTCAATGGTGTGCGGTTTCATGGTTGATGTCTCCCTGATTATTTGTGCGGATGAATTTGTTGTTGGATGGTATCGATCAAAGTATCAATATTCAGGGGCTTGGCCAGAAAAATCTCTTCTGAAAGATCTGAATTTCCGTTCTTGTCGACGCCGCCGTGTCCGGTCACAAAAATGAATTTGATGTCCGGCAGTTTTTTCAGCAATTTATTTTTCAGGGCAAGTCCGCTCATACCGGGCATTTTCATATCCAGAACCGCGATATCGTACCGGGTTTGAGCGGCTTTTTCCAGGGCCTGTTCACCGGAATAGGCCACATCCGCGTCCAGCCCCCGAAGCGAGAGTCTTCTGGCCAGCATGTTGATGAATTTGGTCTCGTCATCCACTAGAATAATTTTCATGCTTCATCCTCTTTCTGGAGTTTGACCGGCAGGGTTACAGTGAAGATGGTTCCTACCCCTTCACTGCTTTCCACCCGGATACTTCCCTGTAACTTTTTGACCAGTCCATAGGTGATGGAAAGTCCCAGACCGGTTCCCTTTCGTTCTTTTTTAGTACTGAAAAACGGTTCGTGAATCCGTTGCAGGTTTTCTTCGGAAATGCCGCAACCGGTGTCTTTGATCTCAATGCTGATCGTATTCGGCGGCAGGTGCGATACCGTGATATCCAGGCATCCGTTGACTTCGATGGCCTGAAACGCATTATTGATCAGATTGAGCAGAATCTGCTGAAGTTTACCCCGATCGGTCTTGATGTCAGGAACGTCCGGCGCAATGGCAGTGGTGACATGGATCCCCTTGTATTCGGTTTCTTTTTTGTGAAAGCTCAAAATGCCGGTGATCAGTTGTTCGACATTCACTGAAGAGATCTGAACATCGAACTGCCGGACAAACCCCAGCAGCTGGCTGGTGATCGTGCCGCACCGGGACACGGCTTCCAGGATGTCGTTCAAAAGTTCGATGATCTCTTTATCGTCTCTGGGCGTATCTTTATAATGATACAGATCCTTGAGATAGCCGGTGGTCTCATTGATTAATGCCAAAGGGTTGTTGATTTCATGGGCAATACCGGCAGACAACTGACCGATGCAGGCCAGTTGCTGGCTCTGTTCCATTTTTAGCATGGTTTCCGCCTTGGACTGATCGGCTAAAAACAGCTGGTTTACCATATAAGTGGATACCAAAGTGATGATGACCATCATCACCAGGCAGCAGAAACCAATGATCCAGTTAAAGGTTTTTCCCAGGTTGAGCCAGGTGCCCATAACTTCGGATTTCTTTTTGTGAACCATGAGGATGAACGGAGTGGTCACGGCTTCAGTGGCAATGTAGGAATACCCGACGACATACGATTTGTCTTTGTTGTTTTCAGGTGTGATTACCTGGGTCGTGTCTGAAAATGCAGGAATGTCGATTTGTGTGGGGGTAAAAATTTTCCCATAGTTTGTGGAAGGGGTCTGAAGTATGCCGGTGTGATTGATCAGGAAAATATCTGTGTGGAAATTGCTTTTATAGGATAACACTGTGTCCATGAGCCGCTGGGTGTCCAGGGTGGCACGGAGCAGATAATACCGGCCATAGGCATTCTGGGACCGCACCGCAATGATGATGTGAGGGACATCCCGATATCCGGTGAACACTTCGCTGATGAAATTGTCTTTTTCCATGCTTTGCTTGAACCAGGACTGGGTTTTATAGTTTTTGCCTTCCAGGTTGAAAGGCCCGGCATAAGCCACCTGGCTGCCGTCTGAATCGATGATGCTCAGGTCCGTAAATCCGCCGAATCCCAGTTTGAGGTTGATCAGAATTTTTGTCAAGTGTTCGTTATCGATCAAAGAGTAATAAGGCAGTTCGTTGACAACAAACCGCAGGGCATTGAGGCGTTCTTCCAGGAAAAAACGCACAGACCGCTTGGCATTGGAAGTGACCCGGTCGGTCTGAAGCACCAGTTCCGAATCAACGGACTTGTGAATCAGCCGGTTGTTGATAAAGGTGGCCATCACCAGCGGGGACAGGGAAGTCACTGCTAAAATGATGATACTGATGATCCAGATACGAGGGTAATTGGAAAAGGTGTGAAAGGATGCCAGATGGGCGTTATGGCGGTGAAACAAAAATGCCAGCCACTCCTGTTTCTGCAGCATCTGCGGTGTTCGGATCATTGAACCTCCCCCCGGACATGCGTGAGCAGAGTGGTTATTTTTTCAATGCTCACGGGTTTGTGGATGAATTCAGCGGCGCCCTGTGCAAGGCATTCTTTTTCATCCTCCCGGGTACCGTGTCCGGTGATGATGTAAACAGGGACGGCAGGATCGAGTTCCTTGATATGGGCCAGTACCTGTGTACCATACATATCCGGCAGTTTCAGGTCAAGCAGGATCAGGGTGGCGGCACCGGAATTTTCCTTGACCCACTGGATACCGGACAGGCCGTCATAACATGCCCGGCAGGTAATATCCCGGAGGGACAGCCGCCGGGACAGCATGTCGGCAAATTTGATTTCATCGTCAATAATCAGGATATCGATCTGTTTCATGAATCATTTTTTTGTGTTGAGTGTTTAAAAATTTTAATTTATATCTCAATATATTTTTTATTGTTTCATTTGTACACAATAAACTTATGTTAATTACAATTTTAAACACTGACGCTTCAGAAGACGGATTGATGTGCGGATCATTTCTCAACAAGAGGCATCGATTGATCTCTGGTTACCGGATACACCGGATTTTTACCATATTGATATGGTGTGCGGTACTGGTGATTCTCGGGACAGGCGGCCTGTCTGTGCTGAATCGATATCAGACCCGGGGGGCCTTGAATCTGCCCGGTTTGACAGGCCCGGTCACGGTTCAGCGGGATGAAAAAGGCATGGCCTTTATCCGGGCACAAAACCTGGATGACCTGCTTTTGGCCCAGGGATTTGTGACTGCCCAGGACCGGCTGTTTCAGATGCATTTGATTCGACTGCTGATCCAGGGCCGGACCGGTGAGCTGGCAGGAAAAATCGCCCGGGATCAGGACATGCGCATGCGCACCATCGGTCTGGACCGGCTGGCAGAAAAACAGGCAGCAATACTCAATCCTGAAACCGCGGCCCGGTTTCAGCGATATGTGGACGGCATCAATGCGTTTATTGATATCACACCCCATAACAGGCATCTGGAGTTCCGGCTGGCCGGGATTTCTCCTGAAAAATGGGATATTTCCGATTCCTTAAGCCTGTTGTATTATCTGGGATATGCCACTGCCGCCAATCTGGATACCGAAGTGATTATCCAGATGCTTTTGCACGCGGTGGGATATGACAAAACCCGGCGGATACTGCCTCTTAACATCCATCCGGATGATCCCGGTGACACCGGCGAATGGCCGATGCCCCTTATGAGTGATCAAACCTTTGCAACTGACGTCCGGATTTCCCGGATGGCCGCTTATTTTCCGGATCGGTATTTGCGGGCCGGCAGCAATAACTGGGCCGTGTCTCCGGATCTGTCCGCCACCGGAGCCGCTCTGTTGTGCGGTGATACCCATTTAGATCCTCGGATGCTGCCCGGAGTCTGGTATCCCATCGGCCTGATCTGCCCGGGAATTCGGGCAGTCGGGGTGAACATCCCGGGTATTCCCGGCATGGCCATGGGCCGGACTTCACACATTGCTTTAAGCATGACCAACAATTACGCGGATATTCAGGACCTGTATCTGGAACAACCGGATCCCGATCATCCGGGACGATATCTTTCAAACAACCGGTCCCTGCCGTTTGAAACCCGAAAAGAAACACTGAAGCTCAAAGATTCGGCGGCTCCGGGCGGGTTTGTCAAACATGAATTTATCGTCCGCGCCACTGAAAGAGGCCCCATTGTCACAGATGTATTTGACAACCTGTCGTCCCACCCGCCGGTGTCATTGCGGTTTGCCCCGGCCGAAACCATGGGGCCGGAAATCGGTCTGGTGGAAATACTTGAGGCAAAAAACAGTGCGGATTTAAAAAATGCGTTGAAACAACTTTCCATGGTCTGTTTGAATTGGGTGTTTGCCGATGATCAGGGCCGGATCGGGTATCAGGTATCCGGCCGTGTGCCCATCCGACAAAAAGGGCATGGCACGTTTTTATCCCCGGTTTCCGGTACCGGCGATCCCTGGCAGGGATGGATTCCTGATGATCAGATGCCGGCAGCCCTGGACCCGCCGGCCGGATGGATCGGCACCTGCAATCATAAAATCGTGTCTCAAAGCTATCCGTATTATTATTCTTCCTATTTTGCCCCGCGGTATCGGTATGACCGGCTCAAAGAGCTGATGGCACTGCCCGGCCGCAAAACACCAAACCAGATGTGGATGTTTCAGCGGGATACGTTGAATCCCATGGCCCGGATCATCGCCCCGAAAATGATTGACGCACTGATGCAGCATCCGGATACCCGGGAAATGGGTGCCATTCTTTCTGACTGGAATTATCAGGATGATCCGGATACGGCAGGACCGGCAGTTTTCCAGACCGTGTACCGGTTTTTAGCCAAGGCGGTATTCGAGGACGAGCTGAAAAATGCTGACAGTGATCTGTTGCTCAATACCTGGTATTTCTGGCAGGAGCGGTTGCAGCACATGATTCTGGAGGGCCGGTCCGTCTGGTTTGACGATGTGCGTACCCCGGATCGGAATGAAACATTGACAGATCTGTTTCTGATCGCCGGACACCGGGCCAGGGCATTTTTGGAAGCGGCCCTGGGGCCGGATATGACCCGCTGGCACTGGGGCAGGGTTCACACGTTGTCTTTGAGAAATCCTTTGGCACAAAAGGGATGGATCGGGCGGTTGCTGGGAAAAGGCCCCTTACCCATGGGGGGTTCCGGTGAAACCCTGTACCGGGGGTGGTATGACTTTGATGCCCCGTTTTTTGTAACCCATTGTGCGTCCCTTCGGATGGTGGTGGATTTTGCCGATACAGATAAAATCATGGCAGTGATCCCGGGTGGGGTGACAGGCCGAATGTTTCATCCCCACCAGAAAGACCAGGTCGCCTCGTATATGTCCGGAAAACAAAAATACTGGTGGTTCAGTGATTCGGCGATTAACGGGCATACGGTGTCGACACTGGCACTGATTCCCGGTGGATAAAAAAAATCAAATAAGTCAAGGTTTTTTCATTGTACATTTTTAGAAAAAAACGTATACAACTAAACGTGCTGATGAATAATAAGAGGTACAGGATGGTAAGGTTTTGTTATAAACACTTAGATGAGACAAGGATGTGTATATGAGTTTCAAGGCAAAACTGTCGTCCGGGGAACGGGTAATCCTGGCTGAAATGGATACCCCCAAGGGCGTAGATATATCCAACATGATCAGCCATGCAAGGTTTCTTAAATCCCGTGTGGATGCTGTGGTGTTACCGGACCTGGACACGGGTGTCATGCATCTGAATGCGCTGGCCGGCGGAGCGATCCTGACTCAGCAGGGATTGGAACCCGTCATCCATGTGTACGGCCGGGACAGAAACCGGATGGCGCTTCAGGGAGATCTGCTGGCGGCCCATGTGCTTGGGATTCACAACCTCATGGTGGTGCAGGGCGAAGAGATGATCAATGGGGATCACCCGGACGCAAAAATTGTGGATGACGTGGATGAACTGGGTATTCTGAAAATGATCCAGACCCTGATGGCCGGAACGGATCTGGCCGGGTTTGAATTGCATGGTAAACCGGAATTCATCCCGGGGATCGCGGTCCCTCCCATTGCCGATGAAGACCAGCTGACTCAGGCTGTGGCAGATGCTGGAGCAAAAATTGCTGCCGGTGCCGGATATATCGTTCTTCAACCGGTGTTTGACCTGGATTTTTATAAAAAGATCATACACGCGTTCTCTTCTTTGAATGTCCCGGTGATTGCCTCGGTTTTTCTGTTGAAAAACGTTGGCATGGCCCGGTATATTTCCATCAATGATCCCACCTCCCGGTTGTCGGAAGATGTGATCCGGCGGATACGTCAGGCCAAGGACCGTGACACGGAATGTGTGGCCATTGCCGGTGAAATGATTCGCAGCCTCAAGGAGATTTCCCAGGGTATCAAAATATCCGCTCTGGGATGGGAAGACAAACTGCCGGCCATTCTGGACAGTGCCGGGCTGTAGAAAGCAACGTTAACTTAAAAGAGATCCGAGCTGCAGCCGTGAGGCGGTTGAGCCTGTTTGGACTGCATACGGATATCCTTAAATGAATAGGTTACTCATGCAAATGAATCAGAATTCAGAAAATATCCTGTCCAAGGACAGGCGTGTGCTGGTGATCGGCGGCGGTGTCGGCGGTATCCGGGCCGCTCTGGACCTGGCCGAATCCCGGCGCAATGTACTGCTTATAGACAAATCATATGCTATCGGCGGGTTGATGACCCAGCTGGATCGGACCTTTCCCACCAATAACTGCGACCTGTGTACGGTGTCTCCCCATTTGTCCCAGGGGGGGCGGGAAAAATACCTGGAAATCAAACCCATGACCCGTCTGACAGGACTGGACGGAGAAGCCGGGGCGTTTTCCGCCACACTGATGACCGAACCCAGATACATTGATACGGAAAAATGCACGGCCTGCGGCGAATGTGCCAAACAGTTTCCGGATGCGGTCAGGTTCACGCCGGGGCTGGATCCCCGGGCACCGACCTGCATGCGCTATCCCCAGGCCACACCGTTTGCTTTTTCCATTGACATGAGCAAGATCACCGATGTCGAGGCATTGAAAAAAGTCTGTAAAGCCGGTGCCATTCTGCCGGAAGACCAACCCAGAAAAACCGTCATGGATGTGGCTTCTGTGGTGCTTTCCGTGGGCGCGGATCTGTTTGATCCCAATGTGCTGGATAACTTCGGAGGCGGGCGGTTTGACAATGTGGTCACAGGTCTTGAATACGAGCGGATCATGTCTGCTTCCGGCCCGTTCCAGGGCAGCCTGGTTCGGAAATCCGACGGCAAACGGCCTAAAAAAGTGGCCTGGATCCAGTGTGTGGGCTCCCGGGGGATCAATCGGGCCGATGTGCCTTACTGTTCCAGTGTCTGCTGCATGTACGCCCTCAAGGAGGCCATGGTCACCAAGGAGCGGTTCGGCGAAGACATCGAAACCACGATTTTCTTCATGGACATGCGGACCCATGGCAAGGGGTATGAAGAATATTACAACCGGGCCAGAGACGAGTACAATGTCCGCATGGTGAGAAGCCGTCCCCACACCATCCTGGAAAAACCCGATACCAAAAATCTGTCCATAGCTTATGCTGTGGAAGACAAATCAGTTCAGCAAAATGAAGAGTTCGACATGGTGGTACTGTCCACAGGATTTCGTGTGAATTGTGAAACCAAAGAACTGGCCCAAAATCTGGGAATCCAGTTGAATGAACATGATTTTGCTGAATCCGATCATTTCAATCCCGTTCTGACCTCCCGACCCGGGGTATATGTCTGCGGGGTATATGAAAGTCCCAAAGATATTCCTGA encodes the following:
- a CDS encoding response regulator; the protein is MKQIDILIIDDEIKFADMLSRRLSLRDITCRACYDGLSGIQWVKENSGAATLILLDLKLPDMYGTQVLAHIKELDPAVPVYIITGHGTREDEKECLAQGAAEFIHKPVSIEKITTLLTHVRGEVQ
- a CDS encoding response regulator; the protein is MTDTEKIHLLLVDDEEKFLKALTERLKLKFFDITPVTNGEDAIHVAKNARFDVAVVDLQMPGIDGVQLLETLKKSHRFLEVIILSGHATIDTAVACTKLGAYKVLEKPCGFDKLVETIKEAYESRLKKKFENDTQRMKKIQSLAFGQSPLGILRELTKMDDKEK
- a CDS encoding sensor histidine kinase; this translates as MKPHTIDLVNKQGLRFFGSVNASISHELKNIFAIISETAGFLNDLTQLSKQGKPFDLSLLENCSNSIAEEIERGFDTIRQMNQFAHSVDDPVRETSIADTLTLALKLTGFLSFAKKAHLDETAADTTVFTSPFLFQTLIYKIFSALYRALDVKDELTVTFHDTTPSVIFIHFSHNQPADLDYFPDPQTAEIADVLKATIKITNTDLELTVPLKNEDLESAATD
- a CDS encoding response regulator; protein product: MKIILVDDETKFINMLARRLSLRGLDADVAYSGEQALEKAAQTRYDIAVLDMKMPGMSGLALKNKLLKKLPDIKFIFVTGHGGVDKNGNSDLSEEIFLAKPLNIDTLIDTIQQQIHPHK
- a CDS encoding penicillin acylase family protein; translated protein: MCGSFLNKRHRLISGYRIHRIFTILIWCAVLVILGTGGLSVLNRYQTRGALNLPGLTGPVTVQRDEKGMAFIRAQNLDDLLLAQGFVTAQDRLFQMHLIRLLIQGRTGELAGKIARDQDMRMRTIGLDRLAEKQAAILNPETAARFQRYVDGINAFIDITPHNRHLEFRLAGISPEKWDISDSLSLLYYLGYATAANLDTEVIIQMLLHAVGYDKTRRILPLNIHPDDPGDTGEWPMPLMSDQTFATDVRISRMAAYFPDRYLRAGSNNWAVSPDLSATGAALLCGDTHLDPRMLPGVWYPIGLICPGIRAVGVNIPGIPGMAMGRTSHIALSMTNNYADIQDLYLEQPDPDHPGRYLSNNRSLPFETRKETLKLKDSAAPGGFVKHEFIVRATERGPIVTDVFDNLSSHPPVSLRFAPAETMGPEIGLVEILEAKNSADLKNALKQLSMVCLNWVFADDQGRIGYQVSGRVPIRQKGHGTFLSPVSGTGDPWQGWIPDDQMPAALDPPAGWIGTCNHKIVSQSYPYYYSSYFAPRYRYDRLKELMALPGRKTPNQMWMFQRDTLNPMARIIAPKMIDALMQHPDTREMGAILSDWNYQDDPDTAGPAVFQTVYRFLAKAVFEDELKNADSDLLLNTWYFWQERLQHMILEGRSVWFDDVRTPDRNETLTDLFLIAGHRARAFLEAALGPDMTRWHWGRVHTLSLRNPLAQKGWIGRLLGKGPLPMGGSGETLYRGWYDFDAPFFVTHCASLRMVVDFADTDKIMAVIPGGVTGRMFHPHQKDQVASYMSGKQKYWWFSDSAINGHTVSTLALIPGG
- a CDS encoding methylenetetrahydrofolate reductase codes for the protein MSFKAKLSSGERVILAEMDTPKGVDISNMISHARFLKSRVDAVVLPDLDTGVMHLNALAGGAILTQQGLEPVIHVYGRDRNRMALQGDLLAAHVLGIHNLMVVQGEEMINGDHPDAKIVDDVDELGILKMIQTLMAGTDLAGFELHGKPEFIPGIAVPPIADEDQLTQAVADAGAKIAAGAGYIVLQPVFDLDFYKKIIHAFSSLNVPVIASVFLLKNVGMARYISINDPTSRLSEDVIRRIRQAKDRDTECVAIAGEMIRSLKEISQGIKISALGWEDKLPAILDSAGL
- a CDS encoding sensor histidine kinase, coding for MIRTPQMLQKQEWLAFLFHRHNAHLASFHTFSNYPRIWIISIIILAVTSLSPLVMATFINNRLIHKSVDSELVLQTDRVTSNAKRSVRFFLEERLNALRFVVNELPYYSLIDNEHLTKILINLKLGFGGFTDLSIIDSDGSQVAYAGPFNLEGKNYKTQSWFKQSMEKDNFISEVFTGYRDVPHIIIAVRSQNAYGRYYLLRATLDTQRLMDTVLSYKSNFHTDIFLINHTGILQTPSTNYGKIFTPTQIDIPAFSDTTQVITPENNKDKSYVVGYSYIATEAVTTPFILMVHKKKSEVMGTWLNLGKTFNWIIGFCCLVMMVIITLVSTYMVNQLFLADQSKAETMLKMEQSQQLACIGQLSAGIAHEINNPLALINETTGYLKDLYHYKDTPRDDKEIIELLNDILEAVSRCGTITSQLLGFVRQFDVQISSVNVEQLITGILSFHKKETEYKGIHVTTAIAPDVPDIKTDRGKLQQILLNLINNAFQAIEVNGCLDITVSHLPPNTISIEIKDTGCGISEENLQRIHEPFFSTKKERKGTGLGLSITYGLVKKLQGSIRVESSEGVGTIFTVTLPVKLQKEDEA